Proteins found in one Tolumonas lignilytica genomic segment:
- a CDS encoding alpha/beta hydrolase, with product MKSLNATLIAATVAVSSSMSYAADYKQNPWTLVYEGAITKNEQGQVNIHPVKYKLNGIDIVANVYTPAGYDKTKKYPTIVVAHPNGGIKEQVAGLYAQRLAEQGYITITADAAYQGGSGGLPRYVDKPANRIEDIHGMADYITHYAGVDASRVGLLGICGGGGYSLKAAQTDKRFKALATVSMFNSGLVRRNGFMNSQVDTIQQRLQQASDARAQEAAGGKIIYAADTKLTDEQIAKLPFDLYRQGFEYYWKTHAHPNSSFRYTMSSLLDLMSFDAATNMDLINQPLLMIAGDKADTLYMTESAFPLATNAKTKELFLIKGATHIETYWKPEYVNQAVEKLTSFYGKNI from the coding sequence ATGAAATCATTGAATGCAACACTGATTGCAGCAACGGTTGCTGTCTCATCAAGCATGTCTTATGCCGCTGACTACAAACAAAATCCTTGGACATTGGTGTACGAAGGCGCCATTACTAAAAATGAACAAGGCCAAGTCAATATCCATCCGGTGAAATACAAATTGAACGGAATTGATATTGTTGCCAATGTTTATACGCCAGCTGGATATGACAAAACCAAAAAATACCCAACAATTGTCGTTGCGCATCCGAATGGTGGCATAAAAGAACAAGTCGCTGGTTTATATGCACAACGCTTAGCTGAACAGGGTTATATCACTATTACAGCTGATGCCGCCTATCAGGGAGGCAGTGGCGGATTACCTCGTTACGTTGATAAACCAGCAAACCGTATCGAAGACATCCATGGCATGGCTGATTACATCACGCACTACGCTGGTGTTGATGCAAGCCGTGTTGGCTTATTAGGAATTTGTGGCGGTGGCGGTTATTCACTAAAAGCTGCTCAAACCGACAAACGTTTTAAAGCACTGGCGACAGTCAGTATGTTTAATTCTGGTTTAGTCAGACGTAATGGGTTCATGAACTCTCAGGTAGATACCATTCAGCAACGTCTCCAGCAGGCATCTGATGCGCGAGCACAGGAAGCTGCTGGCGGTAAAATCATTTATGCTGCCGATACGAAGCTGACCGACGAACAAATTGCGAAACTGCCGTTTGATCTCTATCGTCAGGGTTTTGAGTATTACTGGAAAACTCATGCACATCCAAACTCATCATTCCGCTACACCATGAGTAGCCTGCTTGATTTGATGAGTTTTGATGCTGCAACCAATATGGATTTAATTAACCAGCCATTACTCATGATCGCCGGTGATAAAGCCGACACTTTATATATGACTGAAAGCGCCTTCCCACTGGCGACCAATGCGAAAACGAAAGAGTTATTCCTGATTAAAGGTGCAACTCACATTGAAACGTATTGGAAACCTGAATACGTCAATCAGGCAGTTGAAAAATTAACATCGTTTTACGGCAAAAACATTTAA
- a CDS encoding (R)-mandelonitrile lyase: MDLVTVSITHESDRPLRPAAPEHFTGKAIVAPLFPADAPSDATAAYVNFEPGAHTDWHSHPVGQHLVVTKGTGYVQFWGGERKTIKTGDVVWIPPGVKHWHGATPDSSFTHLAVQEHQEGKTADWYEKVTDAQYGTQEKNAVAPVQPSRAQQLMGETAPKLAELTDKVLYDDIWERPELSKRERSLITVSALIALNRPDQLRSHINLALKNGVTQSEISEEITHLAFYTGWPSAVTAVGIAKDIFKDNPTK, translated from the coding sequence ATGGATCTCGTTACTGTTTCGATTACCCATGAATCTGACCGGCCTTTACGTCCTGCTGCACCAGAGCATTTCACTGGTAAAGCAATCGTTGCACCGTTATTTCCAGCAGACGCGCCCTCTGATGCGACAGCAGCTTATGTCAATTTTGAACCGGGTGCTCACACAGACTGGCATTCGCATCCTGTCGGACAACATTTAGTGGTGACCAAAGGCACCGGTTATGTCCAATTTTGGGGCGGTGAGCGGAAAACAATTAAAACTGGTGATGTAGTCTGGATCCCGCCGGGAGTAAAGCACTGGCACGGGGCAACACCTGACAGCAGCTTCACACACCTTGCTGTTCAGGAACATCAGGAAGGAAAAACCGCAGATTGGTATGAAAAAGTCACTGACGCTCAATATGGCACTCAGGAAAAAAACGCCGTTGCTCCAGTTCAACCATCACGCGCTCAACAGTTGATGGGAGAGACTGCGCCGAAACTTGCCGAATTGACAGACAAAGTTTTGTACGACGATATCTGGGAGCGGCCTGAGCTGTCTAAACGCGAACGCAGTTTGATTACCGTTAGTGCGTTAATTGCACTCAATCGCCCCGATCAACTCCGATCTCATATCAATTTGGCCCTGAAAAACGGTGTCACTCAATCTGAGATCTCGGAAGAAATTACACACCTCGCGTTCTATACCGGCTGGCCAAGTGCTGTCACCGCGGTTGGTATCGCGAAAGATATTTTTAAAGATAATCCCACCAAATAG